AGCCGACGACCACCATGATGCCAACCAAACCGAGAAGGTTCTTAACCGTATCGGTCGCTACGTCGAGGATCCTGAGCTTAACAGGACTGAGGATTATCGTAACGGCGGCACAGATCATGAAGATAAGGGGCAATCCCACGGTGGGGAAGGTGTAGGGCCAGATCCTGCCGGCCAAGACCAAAGCGACCAACGTCAGGAAGGGAAGAGCGGCCTTGAACCAGTTCCATCCCTCGGGAGCCTCCGGCAGTTCGGAAAGGGCCTTTTCCGTATCGACAGGATCGCCCTTGCCGGCGAGATAGAAGGTGGAGAAAAGAGCTCCCGCCACCGACAGTATCAGCAGAGGCTTGGCGAATCCAACGTAGGGCATGTTGGCACCGGCGGCGGCCATCATGGCCCACAGGTTGATCGGAGGAGCCGCAGCGCTCATGGCCGCCAGCATGAACACCAGGGCGACTCTTCTGGTCTCAGGAACTCCCATGGCGGCCAGGACAGACCCCACCAGGGCTCCGACTGTGAGGACCGTGGTAGCACCGGACCCCGTGATAGCACCGGGGATGAGCATGACGACGGTCAGCAGAAGCAGACAGACGAAACGATGCCCGGCGAAGGAACGAACTATCTTGCGGACTATGAAAGCCACTCCTCCGGCCTCTTTGAAAAGGGCCATAAAGAATGTGGCGCTCATGAAGATCAGACATACGTCGTAGTAGGTAAAGGCACCTTCGACGACGTGGCGCAGGAGTTCCGCCAAAGTAATGGAGGAACGGGGGTCCACCCCTTTGGGCAGGATCATGTGAGCCAGGGCTCCAAAAAGGGCGGCAAGGAACATCGAGAGCTCGGTGGTCACCTTCATCCTCTTCGCCAGAGCGAAGACGACCGCGATGACTATCAGGACTCCGATGGAGTGATGGAACATGGTCATTCTCGGCTACGTCCTTTCCTCTTCCAAAAATAAAGGGGCCCGTAAAGGCCCCGTACGGAGTCTCCTCTAGTTTTTCAGACCCTGTCCGATTCCGAGAGCGTCCTTCACTTTGATGATAGGGATATTGTGCTCCTCGGCGTATTTGGTAAAGTAACCATCGCTGTCGCTGTCGACCGTTGCGAGAACGGCGTCGGCATTGGAGAGAACCGCGTCTATGGATGCCTGGTCGGACTGGTCGGTCCTACGGGCCATCCCCTCGACGTGGGCTCCTATGACCAACATTCCCTCGGCCTTGGCCGCCTCCATGAGCTCCTGGACTCGAGCGATCTCCTTGTCGACATTGGTTCCGGCGGCGCCCATGCCCTTCATGCTGG
This genomic stretch from Dethiosulfovibrio faecalis harbors:
- a CDS encoding TRAP transporter large permease subunit, with the translated sequence MTMFHHSIGVLIVIAVVFALAKRMKVTTELSMFLAALFGALAHMILPKGVDPRSSITLAELLRHVVEGAFTYYDVCLIFMSATFFMALFKEAGGVAFIVRKIVRSFAGHRFVCLLLLTVVMLIPGAITGSGATTVLTVGALVGSVLAAMGVPETRRVALVFMLAAMSAAAPPINLWAMMAAAGANMPYVGFAKPLLILSVAGALFSTFYLAGKGDPVDTEKALSELPEAPEGWNWFKAALPFLTLVALVLAGRIWPYTFPTVGLPLIFMICAAVTIILSPVKLRILDVATDTVKNLLGLVGIMVVVGSLIQVMALSGARGLISLAVVTLPMTVLFATLWIILPLSEGLVQYAVAPLIGVPLIMLFNMKGLDPIVSLSAWAVMWPLGDCLPPTAVVGRATVMEMDYKGRYFSDFVKACIVPSLFVALLCTLFLIYSKKLAFLGG
- a CDS encoding DUF6305 family protein, with protein sequence MRKTFVAFLFVALTVVFASVAFAADKPVIEDPLIVTTCGQSPGAVMVKMSSMQAGFKAEHNNNLTAADIKGKGYKTLIVTSGTSMKGMGAAGTNVDKEIARVQELMEAAKAEGMLVIGAHVEGMARRTDQSDQASIDAVLSNADAVLATVDSDSDGYFTKYAEEHNIPIIKVKDALGIGQGLKN